In Denticeps clupeoides chromosome 1, fDenClu1.1, whole genome shotgun sequence, a single window of DNA contains:
- the m1ap gene encoding meiosis 1 arrest protein isoform X8: MEGCTHPRGEMLTQAVLDSLQQFKQYMQHTSSRESSSTVEVTVFTSKPGQAVVRQLEEGLKNSDLGSLRRLLVVQISIHRSLSEGEPTWSPDTPSPEALGDTEENLMLGVEVDLQVIDSSVVAVESVLKAWLHDQAGDREHLYLLLPPLLGANESSSSNSKNNNVCLKCDIQERLLSPALVSGPPGIGAKTESVQDFLPPSKSQNPQPLRLRVIKSLQAEGVCESVLYGLPLLIRPTVSWQLDWDDIESNQQLFQALCHTLRARQWFLLARSEASSFPGPAISSHYVLQPSATLPILLLKPVVTRELLLPSSMSDFSQDPSLSTLMTVESLLMQLEEDPVFNPLCLVGNLYPYLRQRGLTPRFGHHYRGLGLRPALGQRRDPPWPTEGPMPRQPHGQQATGRAKATVAPLLTGPPSKVTRPALTLSCTAPCAPSLCREEGDELLMRL, translated from the exons ATGGAGGGATGTACTCACCCCCGGGGGGAGATGCTCACCCAGGCCGTGCTGGACAGTCTGCAGCAGTTTAAGCAGTACATGCAGCACACCTCGTCTAGGGAAAGCAGCAGCACAGTAGAG GTGACCGTATTCACCAGTAAGCCAGGCCAGGCAGTGGTGAGGCAGCTGGAAGAAGGACTAAAGAACTCAGACCTAGGAAGTCTGCGGCGTTTGCTGGTAGTCCAAATTTCCATCCATCGGAGCTTGTCAGAAGGAGAGCCCACCTGGAGCCCTGACACACCTTCCCCGGAAGCACTGGGTGACACTGAGG AAAATCTAATGCTGGGTGTAGAGGTGGATCTGCAGGTTATAGACAGCAGTGTTGTTGCCGTGGAGAGTGTTCTGAAAGCGTGGCTACATGACCAGGCGGGAGATCGAGAACACCTTTACCTTCTTTTACCCCCATTGCTGGGGGCCAATGAGTCTTCCTCTTCAAACAGCAAGAACAACAATG TTTGTCTGAAGTGTGATATACAGGAAAGACTTTTGAGTCCCGCCCTTGTGTCTGGGCCACCAGGAATTGGGGCAAAAACTGAGAGCGTGCAAGACTTCCTGCCTCCTAGCAAGTCTCAGAATCCCCAACCACTGAGACTCAGAGTTATCAA GAGCCTGCAGGCAGAGGGAGTGTGTGAGTCAGTGTTGTACGGGCTGCCTCTGCTCATCAGACCTACTGTAAGCTGGCAgctggactgggacgacatTGAGAGCAACCAGCAGCTCTTCCAAGCCCTCTGCCACACTCTCAGG GCACGCCAGTGGTTCCTGCTGGCTCGCTCAGAGGCTTCGTCGTTCCCAGGCCCTGCGATATCATCTCACTACGTCCTCCAGCCCTCCGCCACCCTTCCCATCCTTTTGCTCAAGCCAGTGGTCACCCGGGAGCTGTTGCTGCCCTCCAGCATGTCTGACTTCAGTCAAGACCCTTCACTCAGCACCCTCATGACTGTGGAG AGTTTACTgatgcagctggaggaggaccCAGTGTTTAACCCCCTCTGCCTTGTTGGCAACCTGTACCCATACCTGAGACAGCGAGGGCTCACCCCTCGATTCGGTCACCATTACAGAGGCTTGGGACTCAGGCCTGCCCTGGGCCAACGTAGAGACCCACCATGGCCAACAGAGGGCCCCATGCCACGGCAG CCTCATGGTCAGCAGGCCACTGGGCGAGCAAAGGCAACTGTGGCACCACTGCTGACAGGCCCTCCTTCAAAGGTTACACGCCCAGCTCTGACCCTGAGCTGCACTGCACCCTGTGCCCCCTCCCTCTGCCGTGAGGAGGGTGATGAACTGCTGATGAGACTATGA
- the m1ap gene encoding meiosis 1 arrest protein isoform X5 codes for MNSRNRLWPSPGHICQPGSFLHQPPRVLIVDASPPCWSEIGFLLCDALDNFLTLASCLDGPIRLPLLSVYAVNLQLECLLPFVQVKGNLLRLSSCVEELRSLPMEGCTHPRGEMLTQAVLDSLQQFKQYMQHTSSRESSSTVEVTVFTSKPGQAVVRQLEEGLKNSDLGSLRRLLVVQISIHRSLSEGEPTWSPDTPSPEALGDTEENLMLGVEVDLQVIDSSVVAVESVLKAWLHDQAGDREHLYLLLPPLLGANESSSSNSKNNNVCLKCDIQERLLSPALVSGPPGIGAKTESVQDFLPPSKSQNPQPLRLRVIKSLQAEGVCESVLYGLPLLIRPTVSWQLDWDDIESNQQLFQALCHTLRARQWFLLARSEASSFPGPAISSHYVLQPSATLPILLLKPVVTRELLLPSSMSDFSQDPSLSTLMTVESLLMQLEEDPVFNPLCLVGNLYPYLRQRGLTPRFGHHYRGLGLRPALGQRRDPPWPTEGPMPRQPHGQQATGRAKATVAPLLTGPPSKVTRPALTLSCTAPCAPSLCREEGDELLMRL; via the exons ATGAATAGCAGAAACAGACTGTGGCCTTCACCTGGTCACATCTGCCAGCCAGGTTCTTTCCTTCACCAACCTCCTCGGGTGCTGATCGTGGACGCGTCGCCACCCTGCTGGTCAGAGATTGGCTTCCTCTTGTGCGATGCGCTGGACAATTTCCTGACTCTGGCCAGCTGCCTGGACGGCCCCATTCGCCTGCCTCTGCTCAGTGTCTATGCTGTTAACCTCCAGTTGGAATGTCTGCTACCCTtcgtg CAAGTCAAGGGGAACTTGCTGCGCCTCAGCTCCTGTGTGGAGGAGCTGCGCTCATTGCCCATGGAGGGATGTACTCACCCCCGGGGGGAGATGCTCACCCAGGCCGTGCTGGACAGTCTGCAGCAGTTTAAGCAGTACATGCAGCACACCTCGTCTAGGGAAAGCAGCAGCACAGTAGAG GTGACCGTATTCACCAGTAAGCCAGGCCAGGCAGTGGTGAGGCAGCTGGAAGAAGGACTAAAGAACTCAGACCTAGGAAGTCTGCGGCGTTTGCTGGTAGTCCAAATTTCCATCCATCGGAGCTTGTCAGAAGGAGAGCCCACCTGGAGCCCTGACACACCTTCCCCGGAAGCACTGGGTGACACTGAGG AAAATCTAATGCTGGGTGTAGAGGTGGATCTGCAGGTTATAGACAGCAGTGTTGTTGCCGTGGAGAGTGTTCTGAAAGCGTGGCTACATGACCAGGCGGGAGATCGAGAACACCTTTACCTTCTTTTACCCCCATTGCTGGGGGCCAATGAGTCTTCCTCTTCAAACAGCAAGAACAACAATG TTTGTCTGAAGTGTGATATACAGGAAAGACTTTTGAGTCCCGCCCTTGTGTCTGGGCCACCAGGAATTGGGGCAAAAACTGAGAGCGTGCAAGACTTCCTGCCTCCTAGCAAGTCTCAGAATCCCCAACCACTGAGACTCAGAGTTATCAA GAGCCTGCAGGCAGAGGGAGTGTGTGAGTCAGTGTTGTACGGGCTGCCTCTGCTCATCAGACCTACTGTAAGCTGGCAgctggactgggacgacatTGAGAGCAACCAGCAGCTCTTCCAAGCCCTCTGCCACACTCTCAGG GCACGCCAGTGGTTCCTGCTGGCTCGCTCAGAGGCTTCGTCGTTCCCAGGCCCTGCGATATCATCTCACTACGTCCTCCAGCCCTCCGCCACCCTTCCCATCCTTTTGCTCAAGCCAGTGGTCACCCGGGAGCTGTTGCTGCCCTCCAGCATGTCTGACTTCAGTCAAGACCCTTCACTCAGCACCCTCATGACTGTGGAG AGTTTACTgatgcagctggaggaggaccCAGTGTTTAACCCCCTCTGCCTTGTTGGCAACCTGTACCCATACCTGAGACAGCGAGGGCTCACCCCTCGATTCGGTCACCATTACAGAGGCTTGGGACTCAGGCCTGCCCTGGGCCAACGTAGAGACCCACCATGGCCAACAGAGGGCCCCATGCCACGGCAG CCTCATGGTCAGCAGGCCACTGGGCGAGCAAAGGCAACTGTGGCACCACTGCTGACAGGCCCTCCTTCAAAGGTTACACGCCCAGCTCTGACCCTGAGCTGCACTGCACCCTGTGCCCCCTCCCTCTGCCGTGAGGAGGGTGATGAACTGCTGATGAGACTATGA